A single window of Hemicordylus capensis ecotype Gifberg chromosome 15, rHemCap1.1.pri, whole genome shotgun sequence DNA harbors:
- the LOC128337803 gene encoding cell death activator CIDE-3-like: protein MDIAKKSLCLLSPRSLSKCVSASASMTQQLLSTPAPCIRPYRVNNWDRTLRKGIMADSLGDLLEKVHSALGLVGTISLVLDEDGTSVETEDFFQTLEAGTVLLVLTEGQIWRPPKTGGYQLALSHKPRRRIDVACVTFDLYKTNPQDFIGCLNVKATLYGTYSMSYDMQCYGARKLMKEALRWTLFTMQATGHVLLGTSCYMQQLLAATEEAPEKDDSARLCSLPAPPLRKMLW from the exons ATGGACATTGCCAAGAAATCGTTGTGCCTGCTTTCCCCACGATCCCTTTCTAA gtGTGTCTCCGCCAGTGCCTCCATGACGCAGCAACTCCTCTCCACCCCTGCTCCCTGTATCCGGCCTTACCGGGTGAACAACTGGGACCGCACCCTGCGCAAGGGGATCATGGCCGACAGCCTGGGGGACCTACTTGAGAAG GTGCACAGTGCCCTGGGCTTGGTGGGTACCATATCGCTCGTCTTGGATGAAGATGGCACGAGTGTGGAGACGGAGGACTTCTTCCAGACGCTAGAGGCAGGCACGGTGCTGCTGGTACTAACCGAGGGACAAATATGGCGCCCACCCAAG ACGGGGGGCTACCAGCTCGCACTCTCCCACAAGCCCCGGCGCAGGATTGACGTGGCCTGTGTGACCTTCGACCTCTACAAGACCAATCCTCAGGACTTCATTGGCTGCTTGAACGTGAAGGCCACTCTCTACGGCACGTATAGCATGTCCTATGATATGCAGTGCTACGGGGCCAGGAAGCTCATGAA ggAAGCCCTACGCTGGACCCTCTTCACCATGCAAGCCACAGGCCATGTGCTGCTGGGCACTTCCTGTTATATGCAGCAACTGCTGGCTGCCACGGAAGAGGCGCCGGAGAAAGACGACTCCGCCAGGCTGTGCAGCCTCCCTGCTCCTCCCCTCAGGAAGATGCTCTGGTGA
- the LOC128338092 gene encoding cell death activator CIDE-3-like, with translation MDYATKSWGFLSPRSLSRCVSAGAASVTQQLLAPPASLARPYRVSNWDHTLRKGIVAESLRDLLEKVCSALPVVGPFSLVLDEDGTTVETEEFFQTLQENTVFLVLAKGQSWQPVKTAGYQLALSQKPRRRHDVACVTLDLYKTNPEDFIGCLNFKATLYGSYSISYDMRCYGARRIVKEALRWTLLTMQATGHVLLGSSGYVQQLLDATEEEEEKREGGESRLVLRGLQALPVGKLLQ, from the exons ATGGATTACGCCACGAAGTCCTGGGGCTTCCTCTCCCCAcgatctctgtccag GTGCGTCTCGGCTGGGGCTGCCTCCGTGACTCAGCAGCTGCTGGCCCCACCGGCCTCTCTGGCCCGGCCTTACCGGGTCAGCAACTGGGACCATACTCTGCGCAAAGGGATCGTGGCCGAGAGCTTGAGGGATCTGCTTGAGAAG GTTTGCAGTGCCTTGCCAGTGGTGGGCCCCTTCAGCCTTGTCCTGGATGAGGATGGCACCACCGTGGAGACGGAAGAGTTCTTCCAGACGCTTCAGGAGAACACCGTCTTCCTCGTACTGGCCAAAGGGCAGTCCTGGCAACCTGTCAAG ACGGCGGGCTACCAGCTCGCCCTCTCCCAGAAACCTCGCCGAAGGCACGACGTGGCCTGCGTGACCCTTGACCTCTACAAGACCAACCCTGAGGACTTCATTGGCTGCCTGAACTTCAAAGCCACCCTCTACGGCAGCTACAGCATCTCCTACGATATGCGCTGCTATGGCGCCAGGCGGATCGTGAA AGAGGCCCTGCGCTGGACGCTCCTGACCATGCAAGCGACAGGCCATGTCCTCCTGGGTTCTTCTGGCTACGTGCAGCAGCTGCTGGATGccaccgaggaagaggaggagaagagagaaggcgGAGAGTCCCGCCTGGTCCTCCGCGGCCTCCAGGCCCTTCCTGTTGGGAAGTTGCTCCAATGA